In the Candidatus Bathyarchaeia archaeon genome, one interval contains:
- a CDS encoding TIGR00266 family protein, with the protein MKYDIRYKPSYSMLVVQLDAGETITAESGAMTYMNPSIDVKTRMREKSFLGTLGLTFLGRQSFFVNDYTAASEPGEAAFVSAPVGDIEVLDVSPTQGYIVQKSSYIASTKDVNLDVQWQGFTKGLFGQGLFMIKVSGKGMLFINTFGAIDKHTLKSGEKMIVDNFHLVAFSDTCPYKVIKFGGLKETLLGGEGLVTEVTGPGDVYIQTKNLREFVDWLWTLLESRVQSRAR; encoded by the coding sequence TTGAAGTATGATATACGGTACAAGCCGTCTTACAGCATGCTTGTCGTACAATTGGATGCAGGCGAGACCATAACAGCCGAGTCTGGCGCCATGACCTACATGAATCCCAGTATTGACGTGAAGACGCGGATGAGAGAGAAGAGCTTCCTGGGAACACTTGGACTAACGTTTCTTGGCAGACAGTCATTCTTTGTCAACGACTACACTGCGGCTTCTGAACCCGGAGAGGCAGCGTTTGTCTCAGCGCCGGTAGGAGACATCGAAGTTCTTGATGTTTCACCGACGCAGGGATACATAGTTCAGAAATCCTCGTACATCGCTTCCACAAAAGACGTGAACCTAGATGTGCAGTGGCAAGGTTTCACGAAAGGTTTGTTCGGTCAAGGCCTGTTCATGATCAAAGTGTCCGGTAAGGGGATGCTTTTCATAAACACGTTCGGCGCCATCGACAAGCATACTCTGAAGTCTGGAGAAAAGATGATTGTCGACAACTTCCACCTTGTGGCTTTCAGCGACACCTGCCCATACAAAGTGATCAAATTCGGAGGCTTGAAAGAGACTCTTCTAGGCGGCGAAGGCTTGGTCACTGAGGTAACTGGTCCCGGTGACGTCTACATTCAAACGAAGAACTTGAGAGAGTTTGTGGACTGG